The Chitinophaga flava genome has a segment encoding these proteins:
- a CDS encoding chorismate synthase, protein MNSFGRIFRVNVFGESHGASVGVNIDGIPAGIPLRQEDFLPDLERRKGGSRGTTPRKEEDLPFIKSGVFNDHTTGAPVTILFENNNTRSTDYEKLREFPRPGHADFVATQKFGGFEDYRGGGHFSGRLTLNLVAAGVIAKKILGDSIQIKAVITEVGGYTNPEEGLEAAIAAKDSVGGIVECVVDGLPIGLGEPFFDSLESSLAHAVFAIPAVKGIEFGAGFAAAKMKGLEHNDPIIDTTGKTATNNAGGVVGGISNGNPLVFRIAVKPTSSTPKEQKTLNITTGQVETFSVKGRHDLCIALRVPVVLEAVTAMVLADFMLLEQRRPTVMHVINADAPDEA, encoded by the coding sequence GTGAACAGTTTTGGCAGAATATTCAGGGTTAATGTTTTTGGAGAATCTCATGGTGCCAGCGTAGGTGTCAATATCGATGGCATACCTGCCGGCATACCGCTCAGGCAGGAAGACTTTTTACCTGACCTGGAACGGCGTAAAGGCGGCTCCAGAGGCACTACACCCCGTAAAGAGGAAGACCTGCCCTTTATCAAATCCGGTGTTTTCAACGATCATACTACAGGCGCTCCGGTGACCATCCTCTTCGAAAATAATAATACCCGCAGCACCGATTATGAGAAGCTGCGCGAGTTTCCCCGTCCCGGCCACGCCGATTTTGTGGCAACACAAAAATTCGGGGGCTTCGAAGACTACCGTGGTGGCGGCCACTTCAGTGGAAGACTGACACTTAACCTGGTAGCAGCCGGTGTGATCGCTAAAAAAATATTGGGTGACAGCATTCAGATAAAGGCTGTTATCACGGAAGTAGGTGGATATACCAACCCCGAAGAAGGCCTGGAAGCAGCCATTGCAGCCAAAGACTCCGTAGGCGGTATTGTAGAATGTGTGGTAGATGGTCTGCCGATAGGATTGGGCGAACCTTTCTTTGATTCGTTGGAATCCTCACTAGCTCACGCTGTGTTTGCCATCCCGGCTGTGAAAGGAATTGAATTCGGCGCTGGTTTCGCTGCCGCTAAAATGAAAGGACTGGAGCATAACGATCCGATCATAGACACAACCGGTAAAACGGCCACCAACAACGCCGGCGGCGTGGTAGGCGGTATCAGCAACGGCAATCCGCTGGTTTTCCGTATCGCTGTCAAACCTACTTCCAGCACACCTAAAGAACAAAAAACCCTTAATATCACTACCGGTCAGGTAGAAACTTTCAGTGTTAAAGGTCGTCATGATCTTTGTATCGCCCTGCGTGTGCCTGTAGTACTGGAAGCCGTAACAGCCATGGTGCTGGCGGATTTCATGCTGCTGGAGCAACGTAGACCAACTGTGATGCATGTGATAAATGCTGATGCTCCTGATGAAGCGTAA
- a CDS encoding FKBP-type peptidyl-prolyl cis-trans isomerase encodes MYKKYFFTGVLGLLAIQGFSQAKPAAKAKPAAQTAAKAALKNRMDSVSYGIGVSIAENLKAQGLSNVNTVVLAKAIQDALTNKSLTLSKEQSEMSISNYLQQLKAEKSAKNREAGEKFLAENKVKPGVVTLPSGLQYLILKAGTGTKPTLNDKVKTHYHGTLIDGTVFDSSVERGEPISFPVSGVIKGWTEALQLMPVGSKWRLFIPADLAYGDRGAGPKIGPASALVFDVELLEIVP; translated from the coding sequence ATGTACAAAAAATATTTCTTTACAGGTGTATTGGGCCTGTTGGCCATCCAGGGTTTCAGCCAGGCTAAACCCGCTGCCAAAGCCAAACCAGCAGCCCAGACAGCAGCGAAGGCCGCTTTAAAAAACCGTATGGACTCAGTAAGCTACGGTATCGGCGTCAGCATCGCTGAAAACCTGAAAGCACAGGGATTAAGCAACGTGAACACCGTCGTGCTGGCTAAAGCTATCCAGGACGCGCTGACCAATAAATCGTTAACATTATCTAAAGAACAGAGTGAAATGAGCATAAGCAACTATCTCCAGCAGCTGAAAGCTGAAAAATCTGCCAAAAACCGCGAAGCCGGCGAGAAATTCCTGGCAGAAAATAAAGTTAAACCAGGTGTGGTAACACTGCCCAGCGGGCTGCAGTACCTCATCCTGAAAGCCGGTACTGGTACTAAACCTACCCTCAACGATAAAGTAAAAACACACTATCACGGTACCCTCATCGATGGTACTGTATTCGATAGCTCTGTAGAAAGAGGTGAACCCATCTCCTTCCCTGTCAGCGGTGTGATCAAAGGCTGGACAGAAGCCCTGCAGTTAATGCCTGTAGGCTCCAAATGGCGCCTCTTCATTCCTGCTGATCTTGCTTACGGTGACCGCGGAGCCGGCCCGAAAATCGGACCTGCCAGCGCACTCGTTTTTGATGTAGAGCTGCTCGAAATCGTACCATAA
- a CDS encoding acyloxyacyl hydrolase, which yields MKASIITMALSLLAIGLQAQDSTDLWTKAKANPNLGRHKFIELKLHTGGHIYNGEDMASVLEHGYQALEVRMAWMSTGKQVWQRALNYPSYGIGFYTGNIGNSTILGNPSGIYGFFYAPFHRRKRHHFEAGLALGLTYDLNTYNPETNPLNNAISSKLDVYFNASATGVLRLSELFDFVYGVDLTHFSNGRTHTPNLGLNMAGVHAGLRVHYNTIRNIVVQQIDPNYEAPIRPTLLRDPLPKVKHTNELSIYGAFGVVQIDNSSGVDAYYGTASLVLDWNHKYTHVCSFGAGLDGFYDGSLGWGYARQYGKVTSLDKMLMGAHIGHAVHLQRFDLVTQVGTYLWRRDGTKGDWFLRLGIRYNINKYGFVQVGLKTQNGAAADWIEWGGGGRLEL from the coding sequence ATGAAAGCAAGTATTATAACAATGGCATTGTCCCTGTTGGCAATAGGTCTGCAGGCTCAGGATTCAACAGATTTATGGACAAAAGCAAAAGCTAACCCCAACCTCGGCCGGCATAAGTTTATAGAGCTTAAACTACATACTGGCGGGCACATCTACAACGGTGAGGATATGGCCAGTGTCCTCGAACATGGTTATCAGGCATTGGAAGTAAGGATGGCATGGATGTCTACCGGTAAACAGGTGTGGCAGCGTGCGCTCAACTATCCCAGTTATGGTATTGGATTTTATACTGGTAATATCGGTAACTCCACTATCCTCGGTAATCCCAGCGGGATATACGGCTTTTTTTATGCACCCTTTCATCGTCGTAAAAGACATCATTTTGAAGCAGGCCTCGCACTCGGTTTAACCTACGATCTGAATACCTACAACCCCGAAACCAACCCGCTCAACAATGCCATCAGTTCCAAGCTGGATGTATATTTTAACGCGAGTGCGACTGGTGTGCTGCGATTATCGGAACTGTTCGATTTTGTATATGGTGTAGACCTTACCCATTTTTCCAATGGCCGTACACACACGCCCAACCTGGGCCTCAACATGGCTGGCGTACATGCCGGACTGCGTGTGCATTACAATACGATACGAAATATTGTCGTACAACAGATAGACCCCAACTACGAAGCGCCCATCAGACCTACCTTACTCAGAGATCCGTTGCCCAAAGTAAAACATACCAATGAGCTGAGTATTTATGGTGCATTCGGAGTGGTGCAGATTGATAACTCTTCCGGTGTGGATGCTTACTATGGTACAGCATCTCTTGTGCTGGACTGGAATCATAAATACACCCATGTATGCAGCTTTGGTGCTGGTCTTGACGGTTTTTATGATGGTTCCCTCGGCTGGGGCTATGCCCGTCAGTACGGTAAAGTGACCTCCTTAGATAAAATGCTGATGGGCGCACATATCGGACATGCGGTTCATCTTCAGCGCTTCGATCTTGTTACACAGGTGGGTACTTATCTATGGCGCCGTGATGGTACAAAAGGGGATTGGTTTCTTCGCCTGGGCATCCGTTATAATATCAATAAGTACGGCTTTGTTCAGGTGGGCCTGAAAACCCAGAATGGTGCGGCAGCGGACTGGATTGAATGGGGAGGCGGGGGCCGCTTGGAACTGTGA
- a CDS encoding CocE/NonD family hydrolase — translation MRKWLLLAYAALFVFPAVTKAVNQDSLWMYTNYTKKEVYIPMRDGVKLFTSIYLPKDQSEKHPILMSRTPYSCAPYGEKVFRPLYKNHYNQYLHEGYIMVIQDVRGTWMSEGKFVNVRPFNASKKGKNEIDEASDTYDTIDWLVKNLSGNNGNVGVFGISYPGFYSSMSALSGHPALKAVSPQAPVTDWFIGDDFHHNGAFMLSDAFSFYTVFDHPHPKPTTVGPKGIDYYTRDNYKYYLETGALPNFAKIVGDSVTFWQEMYAHPTYDSFWQARNVRNSLKNIKPAMLVVGGVFDAEDCFGAWNTYQTIEKQSPNTNNRLVMGPWYHGQWASNDGTHLGNVRFGSNTSEYYANNIEVPFFNYYLKGKGQAPDIAEATIFFTGENKWKRLPQWPPADTKGQAIFLQPDGKLSFDKPTAANSFSEYISDPAKPVPYTEDVHFSRTINYMTDDQRFASRRPDVVAFESAVLDKDITLAGPVIADIIASTTGTDADFVVKLIDVFPDDFKYEEDAPSEHRRVPSSTYPMGGYQMLVRGEVMRGKFRNSFEKPEAFVPGQPTPVKFTLPDVAHTFQKGHRIMIQIQSSWFPLVDRNPQQFMDIYKATDKDFKKADIRIYHDASHTSSVVLPIEL, via the coding sequence ATGAGAAAATGGCTGTTGTTGGCCTATGCCGCACTGTTCGTCTTTCCTGCAGTTACCAAAGCGGTAAACCAGGATTCCCTCTGGATGTACACCAACTATACTAAAAAAGAAGTGTATATCCCTATGCGGGATGGTGTAAAACTGTTTACTTCCATCTATCTGCCTAAGGATCAGTCTGAGAAACATCCCATTCTGATGTCCCGCACGCCGTATTCCTGCGCTCCTTATGGAGAAAAGGTATTCCGTCCGCTCTACAAAAACCATTACAACCAGTACCTGCACGAAGGCTACATCATGGTTATACAGGATGTCAGAGGTACCTGGATGAGCGAAGGTAAGTTCGTAAACGTACGTCCTTTCAATGCCAGCAAAAAGGGCAAAAACGAGATCGACGAAGCCAGCGACACCTATGACACCATAGACTGGCTGGTTAAAAACCTCAGTGGCAACAACGGCAATGTAGGCGTATTCGGTATCTCCTACCCCGGCTTCTATTCCTCTATGAGCGCACTGAGTGGCCATCCCGCACTGAAAGCGGTAAGCCCGCAGGCACCCGTAACAGACTGGTTCATCGGAGATGACTTCCATCACAACGGCGCCTTTATGCTGTCTGACGCTTTCTCCTTCTATACTGTATTTGATCATCCTCATCCCAAACCTACTACAGTTGGGCCTAAAGGTATCGACTACTATACCCGCGACAACTACAAATATTATCTCGAAACCGGTGCCCTGCCCAACTTTGCCAAAATCGTTGGCGACAGCGTTACCTTCTGGCAGGAGATGTATGCACACCCTACCTACGACAGCTTCTGGCAGGCGCGTAACGTACGCAACAGCCTGAAGAACATAAAACCAGCCATGCTGGTAGTAGGTGGTGTATTTGATGCAGAAGACTGCTTCGGTGCATGGAACACCTATCAGACTATAGAAAAACAAAGTCCCAATACCAACAACCGCCTCGTAATGGGCCCCTGGTACCATGGACAATGGGCTTCCAACGATGGTACACACCTGGGTAATGTGCGCTTTGGAAGCAACACTTCTGAATATTATGCCAACAATATCGAAGTTCCTTTCTTCAACTATTACCTGAAAGGTAAAGGTCAGGCACCGGATATTGCAGAAGCTACCATCTTCTTCACCGGTGAAAATAAATGGAAACGCCTTCCGCAATGGCCTCCTGCTGATACAAAAGGGCAGGCTATCTTCCTGCAACCTGATGGCAAACTGTCCTTCGACAAACCCACTGCAGCCAACAGCTTCAGCGAATATATCAGTGATCCTGCCAAACCAGTACCTTATACAGAAGATGTGCACTTCAGCCGCACCATCAACTACATGACAGATGATCAGCGCTTTGCTTCCCGCAGACCTGATGTGGTGGCGTTTGAATCCGCAGTACTCGATAAAGACATTACCCTTGCAGGTCCGGTGATCGCAGATATCATTGCCAGCACCACCGGTACTGATGCCGATTTTGTTGTTAAACTGATCGATGTTTTCCCGGATGATTTCAAGTATGAAGAAGATGCACCTTCAGAGCACCGCCGTGTTCCTTCTTCTACTTATCCTATGGGTGGATACCAGATGCTGGTACGTGGCGAAGTAATGCGCGGCAAATTCCGTAACAGCTTCGAGAAACCGGAAGCCTTTGTACCTGGCCAACCTACTCCGGTGAAGTTTACACTTCCCGATGTAGCACATACCTTCCAGAAAGGCCACCGTATCATGATACAGATCCAGAGCAGCTGGTTCCCACTGGTAGACCGCAACCCGCAACAGTTTATGGACATCTATAAAGCTACCGATAAAGACTTCAAAAAAGCCGATATCCGTATCTATCACGATGCCAGCCATACTTCCAGTGTTGTACTACCAATAGAACTGTAA
- a CDS encoding MmcQ/YjbR family DNA-binding protein: protein MDIEQYREYCLSLPGVTEEFPFGEETLVYKVAGKMFALSGLEEFNSINLKCDPEEAVELRERYEGVTPGYHMNKKHWNTVDIHSNIPNKLLLQWIKNSYDLVVASLPKKEREKLSQ, encoded by the coding sequence ATGGACATCGAACAATATCGCGAATACTGCCTTTCCCTTCCGGGCGTCACAGAAGAGTTCCCTTTCGGAGAAGAAACGCTGGTGTATAAAGTAGCCGGGAAAATGTTTGCCCTTAGCGGCCTGGAAGAGTTTAACAGTATCAATCTGAAATGTGATCCTGAGGAGGCTGTGGAATTACGCGAGCGTTATGAAGGTGTGACCCCGGGTTATCATATGAACAAAAAACACTGGAATACTGTAGACATACATTCCAACATTCCCAATAAACTATTACTGCAGTGGATCAAAAACTCCTATGATCTGGTGGTAGCCAGTTTACCCAAAAAAGAAAGGGAAAAGCTGTCTCAATAA
- a CDS encoding alkaline phosphatase family protein, which produces MKRIIILLAAIVLTGTGLHAQDTAQLIVEGRKNTASQQSKPYVIMISIDGFRYDYAEKYHAENLLRLSGQGVRATAMQPSFPSLTFPNHYSLATGMYPAHHGLVDNTFYDRKRDAIYKVGNRDAVEDGTWYGGIPLWVLAEKQHMISASYFWVGSESAIQNIRPTYYFKYQEKTGIDQRIQQVVDWLRLPEDQRPHIITFYFPEVDHMGHSYGPESDSVRKAVQFVDAAIGRMQAAVSKLNLPVNFIVVSDHGMLRVDTERTLSLPDSPVLKPLRIVPGGEKIMLYGNNEAEIKAAYDFLKQHEDHYTVYLKKETPERWHYGQEDVYSRIGDIIVLAEANYAFGSPNKKMHPGHHGFDNNLTDMNAIFMAWGPAFKTNTRIATFENVHVFPLVARILGLDITQPIDGKLEVLEPILNQR; this is translated from the coding sequence GTGAAGCGGATTATTATTTTATTGGCAGCGATAGTCCTGACAGGAACAGGCCTGCACGCACAAGACACGGCTCAGCTGATAGTGGAAGGACGTAAAAACACCGCCTCCCAGCAATCCAAGCCGTATGTGATCATGATCTCGATTGATGGTTTCCGTTATGATTATGCTGAAAAATATCATGCAGAGAACCTGCTCAGACTCTCCGGCCAGGGTGTAAGGGCTACCGCCATGCAACCATCCTTTCCCTCACTGACGTTCCCCAATCACTATTCACTGGCGACTGGTATGTACCCGGCCCATCACGGTCTGGTAGACAACACCTTCTATGATCGTAAACGCGATGCTATTTATAAAGTGGGCAACCGCGATGCAGTGGAAGACGGCACCTGGTATGGCGGCATACCTCTGTGGGTACTGGCCGAAAAACAACACATGATCAGCGCCAGTTACTTCTGGGTAGGCTCTGAAAGTGCTATCCAGAACATCCGTCCAACCTATTACTTTAAATACCAGGAAAAAACCGGCATAGACCAGCGTATCCAGCAGGTGGTGGACTGGCTCCGGTTGCCGGAAGACCAGCGTCCTCACATCATTACCTTCTACTTCCCTGAAGTAGATCATATGGGCCATAGCTACGGTCCGGAAAGCGACAGTGTACGCAAGGCCGTACAATTTGTGGATGCCGCCATTGGCCGTATGCAGGCTGCTGTCAGCAAATTAAATCTGCCGGTCAACTTCATCGTTGTATCAGATCATGGTATGCTCCGGGTAGATACGGAACGTACGCTGTCATTACCAGACAGCCCGGTGTTAAAACCACTGCGTATTGTACCGGGAGGCGAAAAAATAATGCTTTACGGCAACAACGAAGCTGAGATCAAAGCAGCCTACGACTTCCTCAAACAGCATGAAGACCATTACACCGTTTACCTGAAAAAGGAAACACCGGAAAGATGGCACTACGGACAGGAAGATGTGTACAGCCGTATCGGGGATATTATCGTGCTGGCGGAAGCCAACTATGCTTTTGGCAGCCCTAACAAAAAAATGCATCCTGGTCATCATGGTTTCGACAACAATCTCACCGACATGAATGCGATCTTTATGGCCTGGGGACCTGCGTTTAAAACCAATACCCGTATTGCTACCTTCGAAAACGTACATGTGTTTCCGTTAGTAGCCCGCATTCTCGGTCTGGATATCACCCAGCCGATAGATGGTAAGCTGGAAGTACTCGAACCGATACTAAACCAGCGATAA
- a CDS encoding RidA family protein, which translates to MKVSSINIHPDPYKAFHLSQGYRAGDLLFISGQTAIGDDGILTSIGDFDIQAEKAFQNLEKVLKAGGSSLGNVIKVTILLRDMANFSKIVELRKRYFTPPYPADTIMEVSSLYSPDALIEIEAVAVVDEAVEK; encoded by the coding sequence ATGAAAGTATCCAGCATCAACATCCATCCCGATCCTTATAAGGCTTTTCATCTTTCACAAGGTTACCGTGCCGGTGATCTGTTGTTTATCAGCGGGCAGACTGCCATCGGTGACGATGGTATACTGACAAGCATCGGCGACTTTGATATACAGGCAGAGAAAGCCTTTCAGAACCTGGAAAAAGTACTGAAGGCAGGTGGCTCCAGCCTGGGCAACGTTATCAAGGTAACTATCCTACTGCGTGATATGGCCAACTTCTCCAAAATAGTGGAACTGCGCAAACGTTATTTCACGCCGCCTTATCCGGCAGATACCATTATGGAAGTGTCTTCCCTGTATTCGCCGGACGCTTTGATAGAGATTGAAGCGGTAGCAGTGGTAGACGAAGCCGTGGAAAAGTAA
- the gcvP gene encoding aminomethyl-transferring glycine dehydrogenase, translated as MNLFDIQQIEFVHRHIGPNEAETNQMLETIGTSNLDELINKTVPGAIRMQHPLAIPAAMGENDYLRHLKEVSLKNKVMRNYIGQGYFDTITPSVILRNVFENPGWYTQYTPYQAEISQGRLESLLNYQTMVSDLTGLPIANASLLDEATAAAEAMTMFFNALNKDHDHVTRPKFFVDTNVYPQTLDVIYTRATPLQIEVVVGDYKTAQFDESYFGALIQYPNNVGAVEDYHEFINAVHAAGAFVGVATDLLALTLLASPGELGADAAFGSAQRFGVPLGFGGPHAAFFAVKDDFKRSIPGRIIGVSIDAQGQRALRMALQTREQHIKREKATSNICTAQALLANMAAMYAVFHGPAGLKDIATRVALLSATLADKLQAKGLKLSATSFFDTIVVEGAADIKAAAEAAGINLRYFANGHVGISLDETVTIADVNDVLQVFGAGKVDAAGISNGKVAIPANLERTSPYLQHPVFNSHHSESLMMRYLKMLENKDLSLNTSMISLGSCTMKLNAATEMIPLSWAHWSKMHPFAPKEQAGGYLQMTNELGEYLSKITGFDACSLQPNSGAQGEYAGLLVIREYHESRGEGHRNIMLIPISAHGTNPASAVMAGFKVVVVKALENGYIDVADLKAKAALHAKDLAGIMITYPSTYGVYEESVKEICATIHEHGGQVYMDGANMNAQVGLTAPGIIGADVCHLNLHKTFAIPHGGGGPGMGPICVAKHLAPFLPGHVELNDGKPSNAVSAAPFGSASILLISYAYIRMLGDNGVKLASQYAILNANYMKARLEKAYDILYTGVNGTCAHEFIVDLRPFKATAGIEAEDVAKRLMDYGFHAPTMSFPVAGTIMIEPTESEDKGELDRFCDALLSIREEIRSIEEGKTDKQNNVLKNAPHTQFVITADEWTRPYGRQQAAYPLEYVKANKFWPSVSRVNNTHGDRNLICTCEPVSAYEESVA; from the coding sequence ATGAATCTTTTTGATATTCAACAAATTGAATTCGTGCACCGTCACATAGGGCCGAATGAAGCTGAGACGAACCAGATGCTGGAGACTATTGGGACTTCCAATCTGGACGAGCTGATTAACAAAACCGTTCCCGGTGCCATCCGCATGCAGCACCCGCTGGCCATCCCGGCAGCCATGGGCGAAAACGACTACCTGCGCCATCTCAAGGAGGTTTCTCTGAAAAACAAGGTTATGCGTAACTACATTGGTCAGGGTTATTTTGACACCATCACACCGAGTGTGATCCTGCGCAATGTGTTTGAGAATCCAGGATGGTATACGCAGTATACGCCCTATCAGGCTGAGATTTCACAGGGTAGACTGGAAAGCCTGCTGAACTACCAGACCATGGTAAGTGACTTGACAGGTTTACCGATTGCCAACGCATCCCTGCTGGACGAAGCCACTGCAGCCGCTGAAGCCATGACCATGTTCTTCAATGCGCTGAACAAAGACCACGACCACGTAACCAGGCCTAAGTTTTTTGTAGACACTAACGTTTACCCACAAACGCTGGATGTTATCTATACCCGTGCTACTCCGCTGCAAATCGAAGTAGTAGTGGGCGATTACAAAACTGCCCAGTTTGATGAGTCTTATTTCGGTGCGCTCATACAGTATCCCAACAATGTTGGTGCGGTAGAAGATTACCACGAATTCATCAATGCAGTGCATGCTGCAGGTGCCTTTGTAGGTGTAGCTACTGACCTGCTGGCATTAACCCTGCTGGCTTCTCCGGGTGAACTGGGTGCCGATGCAGCCTTCGGTTCCGCACAGCGTTTTGGTGTTCCTTTGGGCTTTGGTGGTCCTCACGCTGCATTCTTTGCCGTGAAAGACGACTTCAAACGTTCCATCCCTGGCCGTATCATCGGTGTGAGCATTGACGCACAAGGACAGCGCGCACTGCGTATGGCGCTGCAAACCCGCGAGCAGCACATCAAACGTGAAAAAGCCACTTCCAATATCTGTACAGCTCAGGCCCTGCTGGCCAATATGGCTGCTATGTATGCTGTGTTCCACGGTCCTGCCGGACTGAAAGACATCGCTACCCGCGTAGCCCTGCTCAGCGCCACACTGGCAGATAAATTACAGGCCAAAGGCCTGAAACTGAGCGCCACTTCCTTCTTCGATACTATCGTAGTAGAAGGCGCCGCCGACATCAAAGCCGCTGCAGAAGCAGCTGGTATCAACCTGCGTTACTTTGCCAATGGCCATGTAGGTATCTCCCTCGATGAGACCGTAACTATTGCCGACGTGAACGATGTACTCCAGGTATTCGGTGCCGGTAAAGTAGATGCAGCTGGTATTTCCAATGGTAAAGTTGCTATCCCTGCAAATCTGGAGCGTACTTCTCCTTATCTGCAGCACCCGGTATTCAACAGCCACCACAGCGAATCGCTGATGATGCGCTACCTGAAAATGCTGGAAAACAAAGATCTTTCCCTGAACACCTCCATGATATCCCTCGGTTCCTGCACCATGAAACTGAATGCAGCTACCGAAATGATTCCGTTGAGCTGGGCACACTGGAGCAAAATGCACCCCTTTGCGCCTAAAGAACAGGCTGGCGGTTACTTACAGATGACCAACGAACTGGGCGAATACCTCAGCAAAATCACTGGTTTCGACGCCTGCAGCCTGCAGCCTAACAGCGGTGCACAGGGTGAATATGCCGGTCTGCTGGTGATCCGCGAATACCACGAAAGCAGAGGCGAAGGACATCGTAACATCATGCTGATCCCAATCAGCGCTCACGGTACCAACCCTGCATCTGCGGTAATGGCTGGTTTCAAGGTAGTAGTAGTAAAAGCACTGGAAAACGGTTACATCGATGTAGCTGACCTGAAAGCCAAAGCTGCTTTACATGCTAAAGACCTCGCCGGTATCATGATCACTTATCCTTCCACCTACGGTGTTTATGAAGAGTCAGTGAAAGAAATCTGCGCTACCATCCACGAACACGGTGGCCAGGTATATATGGACGGTGCCAATATGAATGCCCAGGTAGGCCTGACTGCTCCCGGTATCATCGGAGCTGACGTTTGCCACCTGAACCTGCACAAAACCTTCGCTATCCCTCACGGTGGCGGTGGTCCCGGCATGGGCCCCATCTGCGTAGCAAAACACCTGGCTCCATTCCTGCCTGGTCACGTAGAACTGAATGATGGTAAACCTTCCAACGCTGTATCTGCAGCACCGTTTGGCTCTGCCAGCATCCTGCTGATCTCTTACGCTTATATCCGCATGCTCGGTGACAACGGCGTTAAACTGGCTTCTCAATATGCTATCCTGAATGCCAACTACATGAAGGCAAGACTGGAAAAAGCTTATGACATCCTCTACACCGGCGTAAACGGCACCTGCGCTCACGAATTCATCGTGGACCTGCGTCCGTTCAAAGCTACTGCCGGCATTGAAGCGGAAGATGTGGCCAAACGTCTGATGGACTACGGTTTCCACGCTCCTACCATGAGCTTCCCGGTAGCTGGTACCATCATGATCGAGCCTACTGAAAGTGAAGACAAAGGTGAACTGGACCGCTTCTGCGATGCCCTGCTGTCTATCCGCGAAGAGATCCGTTCTATTGAAGAAGGTAAGACCGACAAACAGAACAACGTACTGAAAAATGCACCGCATACACAGTTTGTAATCACTGCCGACGAATGGACCCGTCCATACGGCCGTCAACAGGCAGCTTATCCGCTGGAGTACGTGAAAGCCAATAAATTCTGGCCTTCTGTAAGCCGTGTTAACAATACTCATGGCGACAGAAACCTGATCTGCACCTGCGAACCAGTAAGTGCTTATGAGGAATCCGTTGCATAA
- a CDS encoding YkgJ family cysteine cluster protein encodes MSKILEDWEQKAKDKQKANKQFLQKLQTRRGKGVEKLLPDLHEEAFTHVDCMDCARCCKSISPRFKAPDIKRISKYMGMKEGAFIDTYLRIDKDEDYVVKSSPCPFLGDDNACGIYDVRPGDCANYPYTDSYDFFKRPNITYENSVVCPAVFYVLEKLKDKMDL; translated from the coding sequence ATGAGCAAGATATTAGAAGACTGGGAACAGAAGGCCAAAGACAAACAAAAGGCCAATAAACAATTTCTGCAGAAGTTGCAGACGCGCCGTGGGAAAGGAGTGGAGAAGCTGCTGCCCGACCTGCATGAAGAAGCATTCACCCATGTAGATTGTATGGACTGTGCCCGCTGCTGCAAATCTATCAGCCCACGCTTTAAAGCACCCGATATCAAACGTATCTCCAAATATATGGGTATGAAGGAAGGCGCCTTCATTGATACCTACCTGCGGATAGACAAAGACGAAGACTATGTGGTAAAGTCAAGCCCATGCCCGTTCCTGGGAGACGACAATGCCTGCGGCATCTACGATGTGCGTCCCGGAGACTGTGCCAACTACCCGTATACAGACAGTTACGACTTCTTTAAACGTCCTAATATCACCTACGAAAACAGTGTGGTCTGCCCCGCAGTGTTTTATGTACTGGAAAAGTTGAAGGATAAGATGGATTTGTAA